AACCATCCCGAACGGCAGAAGGATTTCTTCAGCCTGCAGTCGGCGGACAGCCGCGCCGTGCTGCAACGCGAACGCCACGGCACACTGCTCGTGGACGTGGAGCGCAAGCTGGATACCTACCTGCGCGGCCTGTGGCAGGACAGCGAGCACCTCGTGCCCTATTCCACCGCCTTTGACGAGATCCGCAAACCGATCCCTTATTACGATGTGCTCGGCATCCGCCTGCCCGATGTCTGCGACGACCGAAACGGTGTCCCGGGGATCGACCGCTATCGCGCCATGCTGGCGCATATCGTAGGGCATCGCCGCTGGTCGGAAGCCCAGGTGGCCGACAACTGGAGTCCCTTCCAGCGCATGGCGGTCGAATTCTTCGAAGACAGCCGGATCGACACGCTGTTGATTCGCGAATATCCCGGCCTGCGGCGCCTGTTCCTCGCCCTGCATCCGAAGCCCGAGGAACACGCCTGCGATCCGGAGACCACCTCCTGCCTGCGCCACCGACTGGCCATGCTTTCGCGGGCGTTTCTGGATCCGGACCACGGCTATCGCGACGCCGACCTCAATGAATTCGTTGCCCGGTTCCACGAACTCATGGCCGAGGAAACCATCACGCCCCAGGCGAGCGCCCGATTGGCTCTGAGCTACGTCGCAAGAACCCGGCGCCCCAGCGACCAGTTCGCCCAGGTGCACTTCGACGATACCGAGGTCGAGTACCGCGACGATAACCGGCAGTTGTGGAAATTCATCGAAGCAGGCGACGAGGAGGAGGCCTTCGACGAGGCGCGCAAGGTCGAGCAGCAGGAGGTTCTGGGCTTGCCGCCGCGCCACTATCCCGAATGGGACTATCATAGCCAGAGCTACCGACCGGACTGGGTGAGCGTGTACGAAGCCCTGCACCCGAGCGGGAACCCGGCCGATATCGATCGACTGCTGCAAAAGCATGCCGCCCTCGCAAAGCAACTCAAGAAACTGCTCGATATCCTCAAGCCGCAGGACAAAGTCCGCATCCGCTATCAGGAGGAAGGCAGCGAACTCGACCTCGACGTCGCCATCCGCTCGCTGATCGACTACAAGAGCGGCGCCACCCCCGATCCGCGCATCAACATGAATCACCGCACCAACGGGCGGAGCATCGCCGTCATGCTGCTGCTCGATCTCTCGGAATCGCTCAACGAGAAGGCGGCAGGCAGCGAACAGACCATCCTCGAACTCAGCCAGGAGGCCGTGTCCCTGCTGGCCTGGGCCATCGACAAGCTCGGCGACCCCTTCGCCATCGCCGGTTTCCATTCGAACACCCGGCACGAAGTCCGCTATCTGCACATCAAGGGGTATGGCGAACCCTGGCAGGATATGGTGAAAGCACGGGTGGCCAGGATGTCGGCAGGCTACTCCACCCGGATGGGCGCTGCGTTGCGCCATGCCGCCCACTACCTCGGCGCTCAGAAGGCCGACAAGAAACTCATGCTCATCCTCACCGACGGCA
The Halothiobacillus diazotrophicus DNA segment above includes these coding regions:
- a CDS encoding nitric oxide reductase activation protein NorD — encoded protein: MPDDHMTETKHPDPALAAYWQQLDTRFPQAEAVFADCMADALKCLTAEGVTAYVAAARVIGKLGRGVEPLLAFLEEWPDTAAAVGEAALPDVMTAIQTMQKSPNGRAIDPFIRALAPVARRLQSAELLREYLAIMLDLMTRTTGSIHGHHTTFPSPGLPDFLNQSAHLLGLLTLGGLKNWVDYGIRNDKNHPERQKDFFSLQSADSRAVLQRERHGTLLVDVERKLDTYLRGLWQDSEHLVPYSTAFDEIRKPIPYYDVLGIRLPDVCDDRNGVPGIDRYRAMLAHIVGHRRWSEAQVADNWSPFQRMAVEFFEDSRIDTLLIREYPGLRRLFLALHPKPEEHACDPETTSCLRHRLAMLSRAFLDPDHGYRDADLNEFVARFHELMAEETITPQASARLALSYVARTRRPSDQFAQVHFDDTEVEYRDDNRQLWKFIEAGDEEEAFDEARKVEQQEVLGLPPRHYPEWDYHSQSYRPDWVSVYEALHPSGNPADIDRLLQKHAALAKQLKKLLDILKPQDKVRIRYQEEGSELDLDVAIRSLIDYKSGATPDPRINMNHRTNGRSIAVMLLLDLSESLNEKAAGSEQTILELSQEAVSLLAWAIDKLGDPFAIAGFHSNTRHEVRYLHIKGYGEPWQDMVKARVARMSAGYSTRMGAALRHAAHYLGAQKADKKLMLILTDGKPSDVDVADERLLIEDARQAVKALDQEGIFPYCISLDASLKAGDDDYVRDIFGQQYTIIDRIERLPERLPELFLSLTR